A segment of the Micromonospora sediminicola genome:
ATGATCACGAACTCGGTCAGTCCGATGCCGAACGCCCCGATCGCCAGGGCCAGCAGGCCGCCCGGGAGCGCGGAGGTACGTGGTGCCATGACAGTCCATTCCATGCGTGAGAAGACAGAATGCGCGTGCAACTACCCGCGCCTGCAACGAAATAGTTGCACGCGCCTGCTACCGGCGCAAGCGTGCTAGGCTGGCGGCCGTCCAGGTCACAGCGGAGGAGGGCCGGATGGGCATCGGCGACGACGCGGTCGAGATCCGCGCCCAGGGGTGGCGCACGCTCGCTGCGCTGCACGGCCTGATCGAGACCGCCCTGGAGCGCGCCCTCCAGACCGAGCACGACCTCTCCGTCGTGGAATACACGGTGCTCGACGCGCTCTCCCGGCAGGACGGCTGGCACATGCGCATGCGGCAGCTGGCCCGCGCCGCCGCGCTCTCCGGCAGCGCCACCACCCGCCTGGTCACCCGCCTGGAGGAGCGCGGGCTGCTCACCCGGATCCTCTGCGCGGACGACCGGCGCGGCATCTACACCGAGCTGACCCCGGCCGGCTCGGAGCTGCTGGCCCGGGCCCGACCCACCCACGACCGGGTGCTCGCCGACGCGCTGGCCGAGGGCGGGCGCACCCCCGAGCTGGCCCCGCTGGTCGACGCGCTGCACCGGCTGCCGGCCGCCCGCTGAACGCGCCCGGCCCCGCCGATCCCGACGGCGCTGACCTGGCAGCACGGCCCGTACGGGCGTACGGTGATCGGCATCGCCCGGCGCGGCGGCGTCCGGGCCCGTCGCGCCAGGAGGCAACCGTGCAGGACCGCACCCCTCGTCCGGACGAGCTGGATCCCGTCGAGCGGATCGGCGTCGACGAGCTGCGGGCCCTGCAACGCGACCGGCTGCGGCACTCGCTGCGCCACGCCTACGCGCACGTGCCGCACTACCGGCGCGCGTTCGACGCCGCCGGTGCCCACCCCGACGACCTGCGGGACCTGGGCGACCTGGCCCGCTTCCCGTTCACCACCAAGGCCGAGCTGCGGGAGAACTACCCGTTCGGCATGTTCGCGGTGCCACGCGAGCGGGTCGCCCGGCTGCACGCCTCCTCGGGCACCACGGGACGCCCGACCGTGGTCGGCTACACCCGCGCCGACCTGGACACCTGGGCGACGCTGATGGCGCGCTCGATCCGCGCCGCCGGCGGTCGCCGGGGTGACCGGGTGCACGTCGCGTACGGCTACGGGCTGTTCACCGGCGGCCTGGGCGCGCACTACGGCGCCGAGGAACTGGGCTGCACGGTGATCCCGGTGTCCGGGGGCATGACCGAGCGCCAGGTCATGCTGATCCGCGACCTCGCGCCCGAGGTCATCATGGTCACCCCCAGCTACATGCTGGCCATCGTCGACGAGATGGAGCGGCAGGGCCTCGACCCGCGCGCCACGTCCCTGCGGGTGGGGGTCTTCGGGGCCGAGCCGTGGACCGAGGACATGCGTCGGGAGCTGGAACAGCGCCTGGACATGCACGCGCTGGACATCTACGGCCTCTCCGAGGTGATGGGTCCCGGCGTGGCCGTCGAGTGCGTGGAGACCAAGGACGGGCTGCACCTGTGGGAGGACCACTTCTACCCGGAGATCATCGACCCGGTCACCGGCGCGGTGCTGCCCGACGGCGAGCGGGGCGAGCTGGTGCTGACCTCGCTCACCAAGGAGGCCATGCCGGTGGTCCGCTACCGCACCCGCGACCTCACCCGCCTGTTGCCCGGCACCGCCCGCCCGATGCGCCGGATCGAGAAGATCACCGGGCGTACCGACGACATGATGATCGTGCGGGGGGTGAACGTCTTCCCGACCCAGATCGAGGAGCTGATCCTGCGTACGCCCGCCCTGTCGCCGCACTTCCAGTGCGTGCTCGACCGGCGGGACCGGCTGGACACGCTCACCGTCCACGTGGAACGGCGCGCCGGTACGGCGCCGGACGAGGCGGAGCGGGCCGGCGCGGCCCTGGCCGAGCAGGTCAAGAACACCATCGGGGTCTCCGTCGCGGTGCGGGTGATCGAGCCGGACGGGGTGGAACGCTCGATGGGCAAGATGCGCCGCATCGTCGACCAGCGGCGGGAGCGCTGAGGTGGCGGGCGACCACGGCCGCACCGCCGCGCACGACATGTTCGACGCCGACGTGGCGTCGAAGGGGCTCGGCATCGAACTCGTCTCGGCCGGCGACGGCGCCGCGGTGGCCCGGATGCGGGTCACCCCGGCGATGCTCAACGGCCACGCGATCGGCCACGGCGGCTTCGTGTTCCTGCTCGCCGACACCGCGTTCGCGCTGGCCTGCAACAGCCACGGACCGGCCACCGTGGCCGCCGGCGGCGAGATCTCCTTCCTCCGCCCGGTGCGCGAGGGCGACCTGCTGGAGGCGTACGCCAGCGAACGGGTGCGTCACGGCCGCAGCGGCATCTACGACGTCACCGTGCGGCGCGGCGACGAGGTGGTCGCCGAGTTCCGGGGGCGCAGCCGGACCATCGCCCGCGACTGACCGGCGCGCCCGACCGGGACGGGCGGCCGGTTGCGCGACGATGGGTCGATGGCCGACGTCCTGCTCCTGCACTCCGTCTACGGGCTGCGGCCCGCCGTGCCGGTCGCCGCGGACCGGCTGCGGGCCGCCGGGCACCGGGTGACCACCCCCGACCTGTACGGGGTGCCGGCCGCGCGGACGGTGGAGGCCGGGTTCGCGTTGTTCGGCGCGATCGGGCACGAGGCGGTGCTGGACCGGGCTCGCGCGGCGGTCGCCGCGATGCCCGACGAGACCGTGCTGGCCGGGTTCTCCATGGGCGCCGGCATCGCCGGGGCGCTGCTGGCCGAGCGGCCGCGGGCGGCGGCGCTGCTGCTGATGCACGGCACCGGTGGCGCGCCCGAGTCGGTCCGCGCCGGGCTGCCGGTGCGGCTGCACCTGGCCGACCCCGACGAGTACGAGACCAACGCCGAGGTGGACGAGTGGCGAGCCGCCATGGGCGACGCCGGCGCGGAGGTCGTCGTGCACCGCTACCCGGGACCGGGGCACCTGTTCACCGACCCGGACACGCCCGACTTCGACGCGCTCGCCGCCGCCCTGGCCTGGGACCGGGTCCTCACGTTCCTCGCCGACGTGTGACG
Coding sequences within it:
- a CDS encoding MarR family winged helix-turn-helix transcriptional regulator, with product MGIGDDAVEIRAQGWRTLAALHGLIETALERALQTEHDLSVVEYTVLDALSRQDGWHMRMRQLARAAALSGSATTRLVTRLEERGLLTRILCADDRRGIYTELTPAGSELLARARPTHDRVLADALAEGGRTPELAPLVDALHRLPAAR
- the paaK gene encoding phenylacetate--CoA ligase PaaK, with amino-acid sequence MQDRTPRPDELDPVERIGVDELRALQRDRLRHSLRHAYAHVPHYRRAFDAAGAHPDDLRDLGDLARFPFTTKAELRENYPFGMFAVPRERVARLHASSGTTGRPTVVGYTRADLDTWATLMARSIRAAGGRRGDRVHVAYGYGLFTGGLGAHYGAEELGCTVIPVSGGMTERQVMLIRDLAPEVIMVTPSYMLAIVDEMERQGLDPRATSLRVGVFGAEPWTEDMRRELEQRLDMHALDIYGLSEVMGPGVAVECVETKDGLHLWEDHFYPEIIDPVTGAVLPDGERGELVLTSLTKEAMPVVRYRTRDLTRLLPGTARPMRRIEKITGRTDDMMIVRGVNVFPTQIEELILRTPALSPHFQCVLDRRDRLDTLTVHVERRAGTAPDEAERAGAALAEQVKNTIGVSVAVRVIEPDGVERSMGKMRRIVDQRRER
- a CDS encoding dienelactone hydrolase family protein; the protein is MADVLLLHSVYGLRPAVPVAADRLRAAGHRVTTPDLYGVPAARTVEAGFALFGAIGHEAVLDRARAAVAAMPDETVLAGFSMGAGIAGALLAERPRAAALLLMHGTGGAPESVRAGLPVRLHLADPDEYETNAEVDEWRAAMGDAGAEVVVHRYPGPGHLFTDPDTPDFDALAAALAWDRVLTFLADV
- the paaI gene encoding hydroxyphenylacetyl-CoA thioesterase PaaI: MFDADVASKGLGIELVSAGDGAAVARMRVTPAMLNGHAIGHGGFVFLLADTAFALACNSHGPATVAAGGEISFLRPVREGDLLEAYASERVRHGRSGIYDVTVRRGDEVVAEFRGRSRTIARD